The Lactuca sativa cultivar Salinas chromosome 2, Lsat_Salinas_v11, whole genome shotgun sequence genome includes the window CCTTTCGAACATCCATATAAAATTTCTCCTTAATCCTTAGGCCCATGTTTGCAAAAGCCCAAAATTTGTAAAGTTAGACATATGTAATTGTAACTTTGTAAGCCACCCTACTTAAAAGTAGGGGAAAAAAAATCATGCTAACAAGAAGGGCCAAAGTTGGATGTCGTTTTGGGTGGTGAATCACGCGAATGAAAATTCGAAGGCACTCAAATTCAGTACAATGTTTCAATATGGTAAATTATTTTTCAACATCTCAAATTTATGATTTTTGTCTCTGGACATCTCGATTCTAATTATATATGGTTTACTTTTGGATTACACCTTGAAACCATATGTGAGCCATTTCAAAAGTAACCTTGTCTAGCGTTTGATAGTGTATCGTCTCTCGACATTTGTAAAGTTGTTTTACAAAATTTTTGTCTAGTGTATTATTTGTTTCACTCACTTCCGACCCATAAGGTGTGCAAGTTATACAACTACTAGAGGTGGACACTAGGACTCTACAttattcggataaaaccgaattattcaattggacaatttggattggactatttggttcggatattcggattttgggattggttttcaacaaaaccgaattattattttggatttcggattggttttggtttttaaaataagaaccgaatagtccaaaaaaaccgaataaagatttattatttatctatttataatatatatctatagttatttattaattttgtaatttatttttttaaataggtTCAAAATGTTTCAtccgataaaaaaaacattaatatgcaatatctataaaatatttaactataatatatctttgttagttgtttataaatttcaaatcacaactaaattatttgtttttgcttcttgtgtaaagttgaataatattataattatatgtcgttttaaaatgtttcggttttgaaaaccgaattataaaaaccgatccaaccgaattgtaattggatcggatcagatcggatttgaatttagtttggacaattcggattcatgttttgaaaaccgaaatcaatttggatttacttgattggatcggatcaaactgatccatccaaacgaacactctTAGTGGACACCATGACCGTTTTTTATAAAAAGACTTAAACTTGACTCGGGAGGAGTCTATGTATATTGTAGGTGGGTCACTTGACCtacattttcttttttttgttaagaggttatatataaatacaaaatgtgACCTATCATAAAATTTTAAAGTGAACTACTTAATATTTTAGGgaaaaatatatacataaatcAAGATTTCAAAAGCTCACATTTGAATTTTAATAGGCCAAATACCCGATTAGTTTAAAGTATAATCTAATATAATAGTCCTATACAACTTAAAGATAATTAgatatataaaataaagaaaaaataaacaataaaaaaatatgttcTCACTTTGTCGTTCTTCTACCACTTCACATCATACGTTGTGACCAAAATCGTACCATAATGGAACCAAGTCATTAACACAAATTCATAACCAATCGGTTTTGGTTGTCAACCAAATTATCAAATGTTCTTGTTGTCCCACACATCACCAAAAATCTACTTTCCATTAGCAAGCTAACTGTGGACTCTCCGATGGATGTTTTATTCTCTAACCCTTTTTTGCCATTCAGAACCGCGTCACAAAGGAAATTCTAGGAAAGGGCAAATGTGGGAATGGGCTATACGTACTCGAGCATGGTCACAAAGTCTTCCTTGCTGATTTAAGATCTTCCAAGCTTCATGCTTCATATGAACTTAGGCATTCTAGATTAGGCCATGTTGCTTTTGATATTATTTCACTTTTAATGATCAAAGATCTTCCTGCTAATTTAAGTTAGGCATTCTAGATTAGGCCATGTTGCTTTTGATATTATTTCACTTTTAATGATCAAAGATCTTCCTTTCTGATTTAAGTTAGGGCATTTATCTGTTTTCTTCTTTGTTACCAAAACCTAGGATTTGTTCATCTTGTAAACTTTCTAAGAGCAAGCGTTTACCTTTTCATATTAATGATCTGAGATCTTTATATGTGCTTGATTTGGTACATTGTGACTTATGGGGGTCGACACCTATCTCATCAACAGATGGATATGATTATTATTGCATTTTTATTGATGAGTTTTCTGGGTTCTTATGGTTTTATCCATTAAAACGCAAATCAGAATTTTTTGTTGTCTTTGAAACTTTTATCACTTTCGTTCAAACATAGTTCTCATGAAAGATGAAAACATTCCAAAGTGATGGTGGCACCGAGTTTATCAATAATAGAGTACGCACCTTACTTATAACAAATGACACTTGTTATCAAATATCTTGATcacatactccacaacaaaatggtcgaTCAGAGCGCAAACACTGCCATGTCACTGAAACGGGTTTCACTATGTTTTTTAATGTTAGTGCTCCTGCCAAACTTTGGGTTGATGCTTTCGGTACGGCTGTTTATATCATTAATCGGATTCCTTCCCAATTGCTTAGCAATAATTCTCCTTATCAACTGTTGCTCCATAAAGTACCCGATGATGCTTCATTACGCCCTTTTGGTTGGCGGGTATTCCCATATCTCCGAGATTATGCTCATAACAAACTTGCACCACGTAGTACTTCTTGCATTTTTATTTGGTATGCCCCACAATACAAAGGTTATAGGGTTTGGATCCCACTACATATCAAATCTACACCACCCGACATGCGGTATTTGATGAACTCGTCTTTCTTTATAGTGGAATTTCTCCCCCTGCTAATCAAGCTTCCTTAGTCTtctcaaattttgaagaaatgctTCCTACTCCCTCCACTAAGGCTACAATTCAACCCCCTGTCCAGTCGGCATCACTTGCTCCATCCATATCGATGTCATGTCACTTGTGTTCCTCGTCACATGTCGCTCCAGCCGTCGTTTCCACAGACCAGCAACCTTGTCCAATACAAGCCGACCCAACATCTCCTTTAGTAGACGACGAACCACGATCTCCTCCTTTGCACGCAGAACCATCACTACCGCCACCTCTGTCGTCTCAACATCCGATGATCACTTGTGGCAAGGAAGGAATTTTTAAAACCACATCACTTTGTTGATATCACTTATGTTGATCAGTCTCCATTATTTTAGGCTCTCTTCGCTGCCAATGAGCCACGTGGTTTTAAATTTGTTGCTAAAAATCCTCGTTGGTTATCAGCCATGAACGAGGAAATGTCTGCTCTTCACTCTAATAATACTTGGGAATTGGTTCCTCATCCTTCTCATACAAATGTTGTTGGCTCTAAATGGGTTGACCATACCAAGTATCATTATGATGGTTCTATTCAACGTCTTAAGGCTCGTCTCGTCGCATAAAACTTTACTCAACTATCAAATATTGATTATACCTATACATTTAGTCCCGTTATCAAAGCTACTACTGTTCGCATTGTTTTGTCTTTAGCCATCATGCACAAATAGTCTTTGCATCAACTTGATGTTAAGAATGCATTTTTAAACGGGCTCCTTGTTGACACaatttttgtgacatccccaatttcacagccataaaagaccgatttgtttatgctttgttttaaaaatcagagtaatctttcaaagaaaacggttgcggaatttgttcccaaaacaagatatgataataacttatcaaaacatttctcaaagagaatgtattttcatttaataataaaacctcgggatgtcatgttccgatacagacatataagcataaatagaacttacattcaattacactaatgatttatatctcctttaaatctctatgtgaaatatgtcttcgtatcgatacctatgatacaaagaaaactgagtgggtcgggcttgggagcctggtgagcatatagggttttcatcccacaatgttatatcatatatttatataaatagaacattcaaacttctacaatttcaccatataaaggcaactcttatcccaccccatcgatcctcacaacgacacgatctaaactctcgtatctaaaactaaccttttcactcGATCCATACTcgcggatctaaaactaacattttcacctgatccatactcacagatctaaaactacctgatccatactcacggatctaaaactaacctccttatctgatccatacttccggatcaataattgtgcccaatccatactcccggaatagggacaattaactataccttaatcttgatctgatccatactcccggatcaataactgtgcccaatctatactctcggactagggacaattaacttagtcttaatccatatctgatccatactcccggatctataaccgtgcccaatccatactcccggactagggacaattaacttagtcttaatccatactcccggactaatagcaagtttatttctttacctgatccatactcccggatctaaaactaacctcttggtctaatccatactcacagatctaaaactaacctcttgatctgatccttactcacggatctaaaactaacctcttgatctgatccatactcatggatctaaaactaacctcttgatttgatccatatactcacggatctaaaactaccctcttgatctgatcctactcacggatctaaaactaacctcttgatctgatccatactcatgggTCTAAAACTAacatcttgatctgatccatactcacggatctaaaactaacctgttgatctaatccatactcacggatctcatctatcgatgtcctacccaacatatttgtagatataaaatacatatacagtttgactcatttaaaactatataaaacatccattccactcTCATCTCAaacaaacaacaatatataaacacatagcacgtatttcatagcaaatacttcatatttatgtgttagaagagagtgactacacactcacccaaaacatatacttaatacattcaagcaatacttgtattaatatcgtgtttatgaaagggactatacacttacttcaaataaacaacaacaacaatatatatatatatatatatatatatatatatatatatatatatatatatatatacacacacacacacatacataacacgtatttcaaagcaaatacttcatatttatgtgttaaaagaaagtaaccacacactcacttgattagaagatgatctcacaacactacggctcttgaAATAATCTTTTTGCGACGAAATTAACCGGGATGTTTCctccaaaaccgggcttcacgcgggcagaacttcggctcgaaaactttaattctcgggatcttcgggattcaagacttgcttcgggtcttgggaatgatactggggcttcgggatatttcttgcatgaaaaacgaggtaaaatgggagagagaggagagaaattgAGCAAGGAACTCGGTTGTCcttgcaccctttatataggggctgaTTCTTCGAATTACACTAGGCGTAAAcagagttacgctgggcgtaatttggaTAAGGCCACTGACTCCCCCCTgtggataatatccgaatttatatttaaattaaatactttaattatttaataaacttcaaaaattcatatcttcttcatacgagctccgttttcgatgttctttatatccccgcgtaggtgagactatgataTACAacgttcgtttagactccgttgactaattttgaatttatttttattatttatttttagtaggtcgaaacaagaaaactccgttataaattcataacttcttcatctgacgtctgttttcgtctgtctttttaccgttacactactatcaacaagatcttcgattctcgtttagattatttcggctaaaaaccgcttgatcttaaatcgagtattcgggctgcatatcgctaagtcgaaacttagaaaatcataacttcctcatacaaagtcagatttggacgttctttttatgcacgctcataatttaacgaaatctacaactttcgtttagatcgctaaggttaAATATcaatctaacgtaaattcactatttacgtcgcgctgtgtcgtgtcggttctgtcgcgaaacttcgacaggtcataacttcttcgttataactcggatttcagcgttctttatatgtacggaatccctgtaacatatactataacttagttaatattaatccttctaaataatcttccatcaaaaggtcattttttatgcttatcgtctctaaattgactagccctaatctacgggcgttacaactttTATGGAACAACCATCGGGATTTGCTGATCCTCATTTCCCAAATCATGTGTGTCACCTCAAAAAGACCCTCTATGGGTTAAAGTAATCTCCCCGTGCTTGGTTCCAATGGCTGAGCTCTTTTTTGGTTACTTTTGGGTTTATTTGTAGCCGTGAAGGCATTTCACTCCTTGTGATTAAACAACAATCCCACGTCCTATACTTATTagtgtatgttgatgatataactCTTACTGGCAATGATCTTACTCTCATTCGTAAGTTTATCAATAAACTTCATGTTGAATTTGCTATCAAGGATCTTGGGCAGCTCAATTACTTCTTAGGACTTGAAGTTTCCTATATGGAACATGGAGATGGTATATTCCTTTCTCAAGCTAAATACGCCTATGACATACCTACTCACGCTCAAATGCTTAATGTCAAACCTGTCTCTACTCCCTTGTCCACCACTGATTATCTTATGTCTCAAGGATCTCCTTATTCTGACCCTACATTGTATAGGTCTCTTGTTGGTGCCTTACAATACTTAACCATCACTCGTCCTGATCTTTCTTATGTTGTGAATCAGGTAAGTCAATTTATTCATGCTCTTACCATTGACCTCTATCAAGTTGTCAAGCGGATCTTAAATTACGTCAAAGGCACTCTCGTTTATGGCATTCATTTCAATTCTCCGCCTGAATCTTCTTTAATTGGATATTCCGATGCTGACTGGGCCAGATGTATTAAGGCACGTCACTCCACTTATGGATACTCTATCTTTCTTCGTGGCAATTTAGTCTCCTAGAGTGCAAAGAAATAGCCAACTGTCTCATGATCAGGTTGTGAGTTTGAATATTGGGTTGTGGCTAACATTGCTGCTGAGATCGTTTGGATCACTCATCTTCTACGTGAATTGCATGCTTTACCTCCGGATCGAACAACCTTGTTGTGTGACAATCACAGTGCACTTTTCCTCACTCAGAATCCCATTTCCCATAAACGTGCCAAGCATATCAACATTGACTATCATTTTGTGTGTGAGTTTGTTGCTTCTGGTCAATTATACACTCGGTTTCCCTACGTCCTTACAGCTTGCAGACATTTTTACCAAGAGTTTTCCCAGGGCCGGTCCTGAGGATTCAAATTCCCAGGACGAGCTCGAAAAAAAGAGGCCCTTAGACATTAACGTGTAACGAATTAAGTtacataaactattttttttttcaaaatggtgATAAACTTTATAGTaataaacataacaaaatcataatattttaataagtAATTACATATAGTAACAGTTAACCGACGACCCGTAAAGCTCTTCTAGCATTCTTAATAGCAAATTGGTTGATTAACTCTTCGTAGTCTAGAACATTTAAATGCATGTTCTCATTTTTTAACTATGATTAATCAACCGTTTTTAAATCTTTTGCCTTTCATGAGAACCTTTTTTAATTTACGTTgtgttaaaatataatattaaatctatttattttaaacaattaaCAAACATATATTTACTTAAACTTAAAACTTATTAGAGCTATACCTTTCGGTCTCGTTTGGTAAAAAAGAGAAGGGATTCACCGGAACCGGAGTGAAGGCAATCAAGGGACATGAATAATTTCGATATTGTTTTTAGTTCAATCCCCATAGTACACATACAGAGAGTATCAGATTCGTCTAATAGTGAAATTTCATGCTGATTTAAATGATACCAATACAGAAAAACTATTGAAATTTCATTTGGACCAAAAAGGAAGAATGAGAAAGACAAGTTTTTCGATCTTTTTGAAGAAGAGGAAATTGATGCAACAAAGAAACATTTTCCTTAGCTATGCAGATATACTTACATCAAACACTCTTTGAAAACAAGAGCTTGCGAAAAACTAGCTAAGATTCCTTTTCATTTTCCCCTGTATTCTATTCTGATTAGGAGTGCACTACATTCAATCGAGTAATATGTAAACGAGTAATCGTCAAATCTACCGTTCACCCTTGCTGAGTTGCTATGATGATGTTGCAGTCGCTGATCACTTCTTCCTATTTTTTTGAACGTGATGATAGCTTCTGGCTTTACTGATGTGATGTTGCTATGCCTTTTCCCGTACATGACTGATTTTGGGTTGATATTGAACACACTACTTAAAAAATTTGGGCCCCTTAAAATTATAGGCCGTGTTCCAATGCCCACTTTGCCCTTGCTCTAAACCGGTACTGAGTCTTCCACGTCCTCTATATGAAGAATTTCGTTCCAAGCTTTGGGTTGCTCCTGAACTGCTTCGCTTGAAGGGGTATTAGAGATAAGATATCATAGTATCttataattatttataatattGTTGTATCCCTTTAATATAAGATCTGAACTTGTAAATCGTGTATATAAATTCTCATATCAATATATGTTCACCTTGAAGGGTATTTGATACAAACCTTATAGCAAGCTTTTGGTTTTTCTTTGGAGTTGTATGCATTGAATAATGAGTAAGAAGTGTGTTTTTGGGATATTGTTTTTTTCGATTGTTTTGATTCTTATCCAACTGGGTGTTGTTTATATATTACTGAACAATTATAACAATTTGTTGTTTTTTAAACTTATGAGCTCATGCGACTTCAATTGTATTGCATAGATCTTGTATGTTATCTTAAATGTAACCatcttattattactattattttgCTTTTAAAGATGATGTGGTACTTGAAAGAACCTATAGGTTTGTGAGTGTGTCATTGATTGAAGGCATAAAAaacatactccctccgtcccaaaattatagtatatcttttctttttggtttgtcccaaaataatattcaacttctaaaaataaataacatttttaccaaaatattccctcattattacttaaccaactaagcatttaatggaacattaaatgcaaagtaaggacaaaactgtcattttattatataaaattagtggtaattaatgtttttcttaattcGTGTGTTTTTTATTTGTGGACAATAAAATTGGGACGGAAGGAGTATAAGTTTATCCGAAATACAACTTAAGGTCCTTAAAAGAATTGCAATCGAAACATACATT containing:
- the LOC111876461 gene encoding uncharacterized mitochondrial protein AtMg00810-like; the protein is MEQPSGFADPHFPNHVCHLKKTLYGLNREGISLLVIKQQSHVLYLLVYVDDITLTGNDLTLIRKFINKLHVEFAIKDLGQLNYFLGLEVSYMEHGDGIFLSQAKYAYDIPTHAQMLNVKPVSTPLSTTDYLMSQGSPYSDPTLYRSLVGALQYLTITRPDLSYVVNQVSQFIHALTIDLYQVVKRILNYVKGTLVYGIHFNSPPESSLIGYSDADWARCIKARHSTYGYSIFLRGNLVS